In Arachis hypogaea cultivar Tifrunner chromosome 17, arahy.Tifrunner.gnm2.J5K5, whole genome shotgun sequence, a single window of DNA contains:
- the LOC112766469 gene encoding uncharacterized protein isoform X2, with translation MKRLGHHLKLLFSDKKPSQYQTKQLCRGFCQGTKVVSPNQDDFAMISPRIKLRDGRHLAYLERGVSKDVAKYKIIIVHGFGSSKEMNFLASQELIDELGIYLLQYDRAGYGESDPNPKRSHKSEALDIQELADQLESGPQFYVIGVSMGSYATWSCLQYLPHSRERRRTTRAWHKR, from the exons ATGAAAAGATTAGGACATCACCTTAAACTATTGTTCAGTGATAAGAAACCATCACAATATCAGACAAAACAACTCTGCAGAGGTTTCTGTCAG GGGACTAAGGTTGTTTCTCCAAACCAAGATGATTTTGCTATGATTTCACCAAGAATTAAACTGAGAGATGGGAGGCACCTGGCTTATCTTGAGAGAGGGGTTTCTAAGGATGTGGCAAAGTACAAGATCATCATTGTCCATGGTTTTGGAAGCTCCAAAGAGATGAACTTTCTCGCATCCCAA gaACTAATAGATGAACTAGGCATATATCTGCTGCAATATGACCGAGCTGGGTATGGAGAAAGTGATCCAAATCCCAAACGCTCGCACAAAAGTGAAGCACTTGACATTCAAGAACTTGCTGATCAGTTAGAGTCAGGGCCACAGTTCTATGTCATTGGAGTCTCAATGGGTTCATATGCTACATGGAGTTGCCTTCAGTACTTACCCCACAG cagagaaagaagaagaacaactcgAGCATGGCACAAACGCTAG
- the LOC112766469 gene encoding small ribosomal subunit protein uS13c isoform X3 has protein sequence MELPSVLTPQQQRKKKNNSSMAQTLAMPIAPSLALISNPRPLSRAVYFPVLNPPKVRELSIECARVGGVEIPNKRIEFSLQYIHGIGRSRARKILCDISMDNKITKDLSEEDLITLRDEVSKYVIEGDLRRFNALNIRRLKEIQCYRG, from the exons ATGGAGTTGCCTTCAGTACTTACCCCACAG CagcagagaaagaagaagaacaactcgAGCATGGCACAAACGCTAGCGATGCCTATAGCTCCCTCTCTCGCCCTAATCTCAAACCCTAGACCTCTTTCCAGAGCCGTCTATTTCCCTGTTCTCAACCCTCCCAAG GTGAGAGAGTTAAGCATAGAGTGCGCTCGAGTTGGCGGAGTGGagattccgaacaagagaatTGAGTTCTCGCTACAGTACATCCATGGAATCGGAAGGAGCAGAGCTCGCAAGATTCTCTGCGATATAAGCATGGACAACAAGATCACTAAGGATCTCAGCGAAGAGGATCTCATCACTCTTAGAGATGAAGTCTCCAAATACGTCATTGAAGGCGATTTG AGGAGGTTTAATGCGCTGAATATAAGGAGATTGAAGGAGATTCAATGTTATAGAGGATAG
- the LOC112766469 gene encoding uncharacterized protein isoform X1, with protein sequence MKRLGHHLKLLFSDKKPSQYQTKQLCRGFCQGTKVVSPNQDDFAMISPRIKLRDGRHLAYLERGVSKDVAKYKIIIVHGFGSSKEMNFLASQELIDELGIYLLQYDRAGYGESDPNPKRSHKSEALDIQELADQLESGPQFYVIGVSMGSYATWSCLQYLPHSSRERRRTTRAWHKR encoded by the exons ATGAAAAGATTAGGACATCACCTTAAACTATTGTTCAGTGATAAGAAACCATCACAATATCAGACAAAACAACTCTGCAGAGGTTTCTGTCAG GGGACTAAGGTTGTTTCTCCAAACCAAGATGATTTTGCTATGATTTCACCAAGAATTAAACTGAGAGATGGGAGGCACCTGGCTTATCTTGAGAGAGGGGTTTCTAAGGATGTGGCAAAGTACAAGATCATCATTGTCCATGGTTTTGGAAGCTCCAAAGAGATGAACTTTCTCGCATCCCAA gaACTAATAGATGAACTAGGCATATATCTGCTGCAATATGACCGAGCTGGGTATGGAGAAAGTGATCCAAATCCCAAACGCTCGCACAAAAGTGAAGCACTTGACATTCAAGAACTTGCTGATCAGTTAGAGTCAGGGCCACAGTTCTATGTCATTGGAGTCTCAATGGGTTCATATGCTACATGGAGTTGCCTTCAGTACTTACCCCACAG CagcagagaaagaagaagaacaactcgAGCATGGCACAAACGCTAG